The Metamycoplasma phocicerebrale genome includes a region encoding these proteins:
- the rpsS gene encoding 30S ribosomal protein S19: MSRSLKKAPFVDDHLMKKVVAIIENKVPKRPIKTWSRRSTIYPDFIGLTFQVHNGHAFIDVFVTNDMVGHKLGEFAPTRTFNGHGADKAKGKK, from the coding sequence ATGTCTCGTTCATTAAAAAAAGCACCATTTGTTGATGATCATTTAATGAAAAAAGTTGTTGCTATTATTGAAAATAAAGTTCCAAAACGTCCTATTAAAACATGATCAAGACGTTCAACAATATATCCAGATTTTATTGGATTAACATTTCAAGTACACAATGGGCATGCTTTTATAGATGTCTTTGTTACAAATGATATGGTTGGACATAAATTAGGCGAATTTGCGCCTACAAGAACATTTAATGGACATGGTGCTGATAAAGCTAAAGGAAAGAAATAA
- the rplP gene encoding 50S ribosomal protein L16: MLQPKRTKHRKMFRIRHDKVKAHRNNAVSFGEFGLKSTSSSWISARQIEAARIAITRRMGREGKVIIKIFPHMSKTSKPIGVRMGSGKGSPDQWFAVVKEGTVMFEVLGNQVDVMKDALRLGGHKLPVTWKIVAKETQEQIKGEE, from the coding sequence ATGCTTCAACCAAAGAGAACTAAGCATAGAAAAATGTTTCGTATCCGTCACGATAAGGTAAAGGCTCACAGAAACAACGCTGTTTCATTTGGAGAATTTGGTTTAAAATCAACTTCTTCTTCATGGATAAGTGCTAGACAAATCGAAGCTGCCCGTATTGCGATTACTCGTCGTATGGGTCGTGAAGGTAAAGTTATTATTAAAATATTCCCACACATGTCAAAAACATCTAAACCAATCGGAGTTCGTATGGGTTCTGGTAAAGGTAGCCCAGATCAATGATTTGCAGTTGTTAAAGAAGGAACTGTTATGTTTGAAGTATTGGGTAACCAAGTAGATGTTATGAAGGATGCCTTAAGATTAGGTGGTCACAAATTACCAGTTACATGAAAAATAGTTGCAAAAGAAACTCAAGAACAAATTAAAGGAGAAGAATAA
- the rpmC gene encoding 50S ribosomal protein L29: MTYAELSKKSVEELNKMLADLKAELFSLRFKNATRQLDQTHKINLVKKDIARALTALNVKKQEGDK; this comes from the coding sequence ATGACATATGCTGAACTATCAAAAAAATCAGTTGAAGAATTAAATAAAATGTTAGCTGATTTAAAAGCAGAATTATTCTCATTGCGTTTCAAAAATGCAACTCGTCAATTAGATCAAACTCATAAAATTAATTTAGTTAAAAAAGATATTGCAAGAGCCCTAACAGCTTTAAATGTAAAAAAACAAGAAGGAGATAAATAA
- the rplN gene encoding 50S ribosomal protein L14, with protein MLREFSRCNVADNSGAKEVMIIKNLGGSIVKSTNIGDVVVVTVKKAMPNSAVKEGQVLKAVIVRSKRGLNRDNGSYIRFDDNAVVLIKEDGTMRGTRVFGPVARELRDKGYLKIISLAPEVL; from the coding sequence ATGCTTAGAGAATTTTCAAGATGTAATGTAGCAGATAATTCAGGCGCAAAAGAAGTTATGATTATTAAAAACTTAGGTGGATCAATTGTAAAAAGTACAAATATCGGAGATGTTGTAGTTGTTACAGTTAAAAAAGCTATGCCTAATTCTGCTGTTAAAGAAGGTCAAGTTTTAAAAGCTGTTATTGTTAGATCAAAAAGAGGATTAAATCGTGATAACGGATCATACATTAGATTTGATGATAATGCAGTAGTTTTAATTAAAGAAGATGGAACTATGAGAGGGACACGGGTATTTGGCCCAGTAGCTAGAGAATTGCGTGACAAGGGATATTTAAAAATAATTTCATTAGCACCGGAGGTTTTATAA
- the rplB gene encoding 50S ribosomal protein L2, protein MAIKKFKAYTNGRRNMSSLDYQANLSGHKPEKSLLVVLPTHSGRNNQGKITTRHHGGRLKRFYRIIDFKRYTKDGIEATVKTIEYDPNRSANISLIVYRDGEKRYIISPKGIKVGQKVISGENVDIQIGNNLPLAHIPEGTFVHNIELQPKQGGIIARSAGSSAQILGKDESGKYIILRLKSGEVRKILGVCRATIGEVGNEEHSLVNIGKAGRNRLRGIRPTVRGSAMNPNDHPHGGGEGHQPIGRKSPMTPWGKKALGVKTRATKKSSNQFIIRRRKEAK, encoded by the coding sequence ATGGCTATTAAAAAGTTTAAAGCATATACTAATGGTCGTCGTAATATGTCTTCTCTTGATTATCAAGCTAATTTATCTGGTCATAAACCAGAAAAATCATTGCTTGTTGTGCTTCCAACACATTCAGGAAGAAATAATCAAGGTAAAATTACAACCCGTCATCATGGTGGTAGATTAAAGAGATTTTACCGTATCATCGATTTCAAAAGATATACCAAAGATGGAATCGAAGCTACAGTTAAAACAATTGAATATGATCCAAATAGATCAGCAAACATTTCTTTAATTGTATATCGTGATGGGGAAAAGAGATATATTATCAGCCCAAAAGGTATCAAGGTTGGACAAAAAGTTATTTCAGGAGAAAATGTGGATATTCAAATAGGTAATAATTTACCTCTTGCACATATTCCTGAAGGTACATTTGTTCATAATATTGAATTACAACCAAAACAAGGTGGAATTATCGCTCGTTCAGCTGGTAGTTCGGCCCAAATATTAGGTAAAGATGAATCAGGAAAATATATCATCTTAAGACTAAAATCAGGAGAAGTGAGAAAAATTTTAGGTGTTTGTCGTGCCACAATTGGTGAAGTTGGTAATGAAGAACACTCATTAGTAAATATTGGTAAAGCAGGTAGAAATAGATTAAGAGGAATCAGGCCTACTGTTAGAGGTTCTGCTATGAACCCTAATGATCACCCACATGGTGGTGGTGAAGGTCATCAACCTATTGGTAGAAAATCACCTATGACACCATGAGGTAAAAAAGCTCTTGGAGTTAAAACAAGAGCAACTAAGAAATCATCTAACCAATTTATTATTAGAAGAAGAAAGGAAGCTAAATAA
- the rplW gene encoding 50S ribosomal protein L23: MNINEVIKYPILTEKSEIARSNQNVYTFVVDRRTNKIEVKKAVEFIFDVKVDKINIINYDKKPAKLGRFSGFTNAIKKAIVYLDKDSKIVLFAEEAKEAKKEAAQEAKKEEKADELKEMSEAEKKAAEKIKKAAEAKTKAKEKAE, translated from the coding sequence ATGAATATAAATGAAGTTATTAAATACCCAATTTTAACAGAAAAGTCTGAAATTGCTAGATCAAATCAAAATGTTTATACATTTGTTGTAGATAGAAGAACAAATAAAATTGAAGTTAAAAAAGCTGTTGAATTTATTTTTGATGTTAAAGTTGATAAAATCAACATTATTAATTACGATAAAAAACCAGCAAAATTAGGAAGATTTTCTGGATTTACAAACGCTATTAAAAAAGCTATTGTATATTTGGATAAAGATTCAAAAATAGTTTTATTTGCCGAAGAAGCCAAGGAAGCTAAAAAAGAAGCAGCCCAAGAAGCTAAAAAAGAAGAAAAAGCTGATGAACTAAAAGAAATGTCAGAAGCTGAAAAGAAGGCTGCAGAAAAAATCAAAAAAGCTGCCGAAGCTAAAACAAAAGCTAAGGAAAAAGCTGAATAA
- a CDS encoding type Z 30S ribosomal protein S14 — MARKSLMVKAEREPKFKVRKYTRCQICGRVHAVLRKYKICRICFRELAHEGKIPGVKKASW, encoded by the coding sequence ATGGCAAGAAAATCATTAATGGTTAAAGCTGAACGTGAACCAAAATTCAAAGTAAGAAAATATACTCGTTGTCAAATATGTGGTAGAGTTCATGCAGTTTTACGTAAATACAAAATTTGTAGAATTTGTTTTAGAGAATTAGCACATGAAGGAAAAATTCCTGGTGTAAAGAAAGCGAGCTGATAA
- the rplX gene encoding 50S ribosomal protein L24 — MAQSKIKKNDVVLVISGKAKGRFASVLSTDTKNNTVILKEINMKTKHHKPSQENTEGKIEKKEYPIHVSNVAYLAKKGAEGQKSIGTKIGWKVDAKTGKKQRVMKKVNKVI; from the coding sequence ATGGCACAATCAAAAATTAAAAAGAATGATGTCGTTTTAGTTATTTCTGGTAAAGCAAAAGGTAGGTTTGCTTCAGTTTTATCTACTGATACAAAAAATAACACCGTAATTCTAAAAGAAATTAATATGAAAACAAAACACCACAAACCTTCTCAAGAAAATACAGAAGGAAAAATTGAAAAGAAAGAATATCCAATTCATGTTTCAAATGTTGCTTATTTAGCAAAAAAAGGAGCTGAAGGCCAAAAATCAATTGGAACAAAAATTGGATGAAAAGTTGATGCAAAAACCGGTAAAAAACAAAGAGTTATGAAAAAAGTTAATAAGGTTATTTAG
- the rplC gene encoding 50S ribosomal protein L3 gives MKGILGRKVGMTQLFTSEGKLIPVTIVEVKPNVVTNVLTLEKNGYIATQLSLEDKKKSQIKKPEINYFKKANTTPKRFVKEIRNMSGFGLGETLDASVFDSGDVVDVTAISKGKGFAGAIKRWNQHIGPKSHGGGGGSQPIRQTGSIGDISGNRVWKGMTMPGHLGSEQVTIQNLEVVKSDAENNLLLVKGSVPGAKGAFIVIKNAKKSIQKKEEIKLVNLKEALAKNEIFEQAKKYNLELNMEMPLKEMKATLKEAIAKEAAAAAAKEEAAQEQENSKEEGDK, from the coding sequence ATGAAAGGAATCTTAGGAAGAAAAGTTGGAATGACTCAACTATTTACTTCAGAAGGTAAATTAATACCTGTAACTATAGTTGAAGTTAAACCAAATGTTGTTACTAACGTTTTAACTTTAGAAAAAAACGGTTATATTGCAACTCAACTTAGTTTAGAAGATAAGAAAAAATCTCAAATTAAGAAACCAGAAATTAACTATTTTAAAAAAGCAAATACAACACCTAAGCGATTCGTAAAAGAAATCCGTAACATGTCTGGATTTGGTTTAGGTGAAACATTAGATGCCTCGGTTTTTGATAGCGGAGACGTTGTAGATGTTACGGCAATTTCAAAAGGAAAAGGTTTTGCCGGCGCCATTAAAAGATGAAACCAACACATAGGACCTAAGTCACATGGTGGTGGTGGTGGTTCGCAACCTATTAGACAAACAGGTTCTATTGGTGATATCTCTGGTAACAGAGTTTGAAAAGGTATGACAATGCCTGGACATTTAGGATCGGAACAAGTAACAATTCAAAATCTTGAAGTTGTTAAATCAGATGCGGAAAATAACTTATTACTAGTTAAGGGAAGCGTTCCTGGAGCTAAGGGAGCTTTTATAGTTATTAAGAATGCTAAAAAATCAATTCAAAAGAAAGAAGAAATTAAATTAGTAAACTTAAAAGAAGCTCTTGCTAAAAACGAAATTTTTGAACAAGCTAAAAAATATAATCTTGAATTAAATATGGAAATGCCATTAAAAGAAATGAAAGCAACTTTAAAAGAAGCTATAGCTAAAGAAGCAGCAGCAGCAGCAGCTAAAGAAGAAGCTGCTCAAGAGCAAGAAAATTCAAAAGAAGAAGGAGATAAATAA
- the rpsH gene encoding 30S ribosomal protein S8: MAIITDPIADMFIRIKNSISRKYHEVVLPHSNKKEKILEIFQKEGYIASYEVVQPKEKGFKELKVTLKYKGMNQNQSAITDIKRVSKPGLKVYSSSDKLPRVLSGYGTAIISTSKGLLTDKEARKANLGGEVIAFIW; encoded by the coding sequence ATGGCTATTATTACAGATCCAATAGCAGATATGTTTATTAGAATTAAAAATTCAATTTCAAGAAAATATCATGAAGTTGTTTTACCTCATTCAAATAAAAAAGAAAAGATTTTAGAAATTTTCCAAAAAGAAGGTTACATTGCTTCTTATGAAGTTGTACAACCAAAAGAAAAAGGTTTTAAAGAATTAAAAGTTACTTTAAAATACAAAGGAATGAATCAAAATCAATCTGCAATTACTGATATTAAAAGAGTTTCAAAACCAGGTTTAAAAGTATATTCATCATCAGACAAATTACCTCGTGTATTAAGTGGATATGGTACAGCAATTATTTCAACTTCAAAAGGATTATTAACAGATAAAGAAGCAAGAAAAGCTAACTTAGGTGGCGAAGTTATTGCTTTCATATGATAA
- a CDS encoding lipoprotein 17-related variable surface protein, with protein MKKTLKIKKVLIAMSIGTPMLITPFIAISCDNRQIKKDSKKLVLEFEGKNEIKVLDFIDYALQSKLNSKEANKLADKYEYKVLEIINTDNKNGKIIAKIEITEKLSEEDKKAKKKAETLVVIKTFDGFKKLEGKELEKQNLKKIAREEAKVVKLTIKGNYSKLLSSEFLRVGNSFVWQLSKLQSDKLQIKYITATNINDDKGEITILFDIYDKSTNEDYARGSTTISGFKKTTDPVPEDPELAKKLNTKLNEVKVELKDPEFLKKISTSNFAVNFKSCYSFSNFDNKKYVVDYKINKFTHKEFEDGTISFEYWIKDLNTGLNSSERKTFNVTGLKTLREIALEYSSPKKYKYIISDIAKNHKVSEITEENIDQFFLIDNKKLPSTFQYYFLFGKKVIKDRNFSLGQITVTISILDKENNKQLSTVEFVISGFKIG; from the coding sequence ATGAAAAAAACATTAAAAATTAAAAAAGTTTTAATTGCTATGAGTATTGGCACCCCAATGTTGATTACACCTTTCATAGCAATTTCATGCGACAATAGACAAATTAAAAAAGATTCTAAAAAATTAGTTTTAGAATTTGAAGGTAAAAATGAAATAAAAGTTTTAGATTTTATTGATTATGCATTACAATCTAAATTGAACTCAAAAGAAGCTAATAAACTAGCTGATAAATATGAATATAAAGTTTTGGAAATAATTAACACCGATAATAAAAACGGAAAAATAATTGCAAAAATTGAAATAACAGAAAAATTATCAGAAGAAGATAAAAAAGCAAAGAAAAAGGCCGAAACTTTAGTTGTTATTAAAACTTTTGATGGTTTTAAAAAATTAGAAGGCAAAGAATTAGAAAAACAGAATTTAAAAAAAATAGCTAGAGAAGAAGCAAAAGTTGTTAAACTAACAATTAAGGGTAATTATTCAAAATTGCTTTCTAGTGAATTTCTAAGAGTTGGAAATAGTTTTGTTTGACAATTAAGCAAACTACAATCTGATAAACTTCAAATAAAATACATCACAGCGACAAATATTAATGATGATAAGGGAGAAATTACAATCCTTTTTGATATTTATGATAAATCTACAAATGAAGATTATGCAAGAGGATCAACAACAATATCTGGTTTTAAAAAAACAACAGATCCTGTTCCCGAAGATCCAGAACTAGCCAAAAAATTAAATACAAAACTAAACGAAGTAAAAGTAGAATTAAAAGATCCGGAATTTTTAAAAAAAATTTCTACTTCAAATTTTGCTGTAAATTTTAAATCTTGTTATTCTTTTAGTAATTTTGACAATAAAAAATATGTAGTAGATTATAAAATAAATAAATTTACTCATAAAGAATTTGAAGATGGGACGATAAGCTTTGAATATTGAATAAAAGATTTAAATACTGGTTTAAATTCTTCAGAACGCAAGACTTTTAATGTAACTGGACTTAAAACGTTGCGCGAAATAGCTTTAGAATATTCTTCGCCAAAAAAATATAAATATATAATTTCTGATATTGCTAAAAACCATAAAGTTAGCGAAATTACAGAAGAGAATATAGATCAATTTTTTTTAATTGATAATAAAAAACTACCATCAACCTTTCAATATTATTTTTTATTTGGAAAAAAGGTAATTAAAGATCGTAATTTTAGCTTAGGCCAAATAACGGTTACAATTTCTATTCTCGATAAAGAAAACAATAAACAATTATCAACAGTAGAATTTGTAATAAGTGGTTTTAAAATAGGCTAA
- the rplE gene encoding 50S ribosomal protein L5 encodes MAKLELEKKYLEKVRPELVKEFGYTSIMQAPRLEKIVINMTAGNEVSNSKAIEEVMVELAQITGQKPYQTVAKKSLASWKLREGMPMGGKVTLRREKMWSFLTKLINVALPRVRDFNGTSTKSFDGRGNYAIGIKEEIIFPEISFDKIRKLKGMDIILVTSAKSNKEAFSLLKGLGIPFAKSNN; translated from the coding sequence ATGGCTAAATTAGAATTAGAAAAAAAATATTTAGAAAAAGTGCGTCCAGAATTAGTTAAAGAATTTGGTTACACATCAATAATGCAGGCTCCTCGTTTAGAAAAAATTGTTATTAATATGACAGCCGGAAATGAAGTATCAAACTCTAAAGCCATTGAAGAAGTAATGGTTGAACTAGCTCAAATTACAGGCCAAAAACCATATCAAACAGTAGCTAAAAAATCGTTGGCTTCATGAAAATTACGTGAAGGAATGCCAATGGGTGGAAAAGTAACATTGAGACGGGAAAAAATGTGATCATTTTTAACAAAATTAATTAATGTTGCTTTGCCTCGTGTTCGTGACTTTAATGGTACAAGCACAAAAAGTTTTGATGGCCGTGGCAATTATGCTATTGGTATTAAAGAAGAAATTATTTTCCCAGAAATTTCGTTTGATAAAATTCGTAAATTAAAAGGTATGGATATTATTTTAGTAACTAGTGCAAAATCAAATAAAGAAGCATTTTCTTTATTAAAAGGACTTGGAATTCCATTTGCAAAAAGCAATAATTAA
- the rpsQ gene encoding 30S ribosomal protein S17 codes for MEQVRENRRKKLVGTVISTKNEKTITVIVETYEKHPLYSKRFKKSKKFAVHDEKNEAKIGDVVEIQETRPLSKTKHFRLVEIKSHAIGGNENA; via the coding sequence ATGGAACAAGTAAGAGAAAATCGTCGTAAAAAACTTGTTGGAACTGTAATTAGTACCAAAAACGAAAAAACTATTACTGTTATAGTTGAAACATATGAAAAACACCCATTATACTCAAAACGTTTCAAAAAATCGAAGAAATTTGCTGTTCATGATGAAAAAAATGAGGCAAAAATTGGCGATGTTGTTGAAATTCAAGAAACAAGACCACTTTCAAAAACTAAACACTTTAGATTAGTTGAAATTAAATCTCATGCCATTGGAGGAAATGAAAATGCTTAG
- a CDS encoding IS30 family transposase translates to MNYKAFKKYFHISYEERFFIKKLMDNGYSIRKIARRLRRSPSTISREIKRNLDLTGNYDSCAANIKSFKRHSHKYMFRFNVNFSYKEFTNIFIQKYDKKFFGIKSTYHYIKTNFKIKLPSLRTVFNWIKSNQWTIKKHNRLRSFYKKGGKRTASVVSRLVTSASYVFPIWTRPKSIDLRQEYGHWEADLVIGKRSTGFRNILTLTERKTRIGFATFVLSKSGYEINTQLRKLIKENSLIVKSITIDNGIEFEKIGILAKWLKIKIYRAEPYASFQRGSNENWNGLIRREYKKGFNFNTINIETLQNISNKINEMPREILGWKSSKELFLKENYI, encoded by the coding sequence ATGAATTATAAAGCATTTAAAAAATATTTTCACATTTCTTATGAAGAAAGATTTTTTATCAAAAAATTAATGGATAATGGCTATTCAATACGAAAAATTGCTAGACGATTACGCAGAAGTCCTTCAACCATTTCTAGAGAAATAAAAAGAAATCTTGATTTAACTGGAAATTATGATTCTTGTGCAGCAAATATAAAATCGTTTAAAAGACATTCTCATAAATATATGTTTAGATTTAATGTTAATTTTAGCTATAAAGAATTTACTAACATTTTTATTCAAAAATATGACAAAAAGTTTTTTGGTATAAAATCAACATATCACTATATTAAAACTAATTTTAAAATTAAATTACCATCACTAAGAACTGTTTTTAATTGGATAAAAAGCAATCAATGAACAATTAAAAAACATAATAGATTAAGGAGTTTTTATAAAAAGGGCGGCAAACGAACAGCTTCAGTTGTAAGCAGATTAGTTACAAGCGCTAGCTATGTTTTTCCGATTTGAACTAGACCTAAATCTATAGATTTAAGACAAGAATATGGTCATTGAGAAGCTGATCTAGTAATTGGCAAGCGCAGCACTGGTTTCAGAAATATTTTAACTTTAACAGAACGAAAAACAAGAATAGGCTTTGCAACATTTGTTTTAAGTAAATCAGGTTATGAAATTAATACTCAACTACGCAAGCTAATAAAAGAAAATAGTTTAATTGTTAAAAGTATAACAATTGACAATGGTATAGAATTTGAAAAAATAGGAATATTAGCCAAATGATTAAAAATAAAAATTTATCGAGCTGAACCTTATGCATCATTTCAACGTGGTTCAAATGAAAATTGAAATGGTTTAATTAGAAGGGAATATAAAAAAGGTTTTAACTTTAATACAATCAACATTGAAACGTTACAAAATATTTCAAATAAAATAAATGAAATGCCAAGAGAAATACTTGGTTGAAAATCTTCAAAAGAACTATTTTTAAAAGAAAATTACATCTAA
- the rpsJ gene encoding 30S ribosomal protein S10 gives MSKLEIKVKAFDAQLVEDAAKKIVVLAKTEKATVSGPIPLPTKKEIVTILRSVHVNKKSREQFERRTHKRLIVLSNVSETLIDKAKRLELPAGVQISVKSVA, from the coding sequence ATGTCAAAATTAGAAATTAAAGTGAAAGCTTTTGATGCTCAGTTAGTTGAAGATGCGGCTAAAAAAATTGTAGTTTTAGCTAAAACAGAAAAAGCAACAGTAAGTGGACCAATTCCTTTACCAACAAAAAAAGAAATTGTTACCATTTTAAGATCAGTTCACGTTAATAAAAAATCTCGTGAACAATTCGAAAGAAGAACACACAAACGTCTAATTGTTTTATCAAATGTTTCTGAAACATTAATTGATAAAGCAAAAAGATTAGAATTACCTGCTGGTGTTCAAATAAGTGTTAAATCTGTAGCTTAA
- the rplV gene encoding 50S ribosomal protein L22, producing the protein MKQVVKASVNMQRISPRKARLVADLIRYQSATKALVILQTTNKKASEILLKLLNSAIANATNNNGMDATKLFITKILVNDGPTLKRFQPHSRGRAYPILKRTSHFYIELAELDSNEMINKEAK; encoded by the coding sequence ATGAAACAAGTAGTTAAAGCATCAGTAAATATGCAAAGAATTAGTCCAAGAAAAGCTAGATTAGTTGCAGATTTAATTCGTTATCAATCAGCTACAAAAGCTTTGGTAATATTACAAACAACAAATAAAAAAGCTTCAGAAATTCTTTTGAAACTTCTAAATTCAGCAATAGCTAATGCAACTAATAATAATGGTATGGATGCAACAAAATTATTTATTACAAAAATCTTAGTTAACGATGGTCCAACTCTAAAAAGATTTCAACCTCACTCACGTGGTAGAGCTTATCCAATTTTAAAAAGAACAAGTCACTTCTATATTGAATTAGCAGAATTAGATTCTAATGAAATGATTAATAAGGAGGCAAAATAA
- the rpsC gene encoding 30S ribosomal protein S3 yields the protein MGQKVNPNGFRFGVTKSHNTTWYSDKKDFANLLLEDQKIYDFFDKKVREYQIGNVQIKRNQNQNVIVYVYTAKPAALLGTNGENVKALTLALKKELKNKNLNINIEVIELKNPDLNARLLAEGIAIKLENRGNFRMAQKMAIKSAMKAGAKGIKTSVAGRLNGVDMARTEGYTEGEMKLHTLRQDVDYAMARAKTTYGILGIKVWVSLGEILENGKTQISALESKPERKPRAPRKGGERNASTKEN from the coding sequence ATGGGTCAAAAAGTTAACCCAAATGGGTTTCGTTTTGGTGTGACAAAATCTCACAACACAACTTGATATTCAGATAAAAAAGATTTTGCTAACTTATTGTTAGAGGATCAAAAAATTTATGATTTCTTTGATAAGAAAGTGCGTGAATATCAAATTGGTAATGTACAAATTAAAAGAAATCAAAACCAAAATGTTATAGTTTACGTTTATACAGCAAAACCAGCTGCTCTATTAGGAACAAATGGAGAAAACGTTAAAGCTTTAACTTTAGCTCTTAAAAAAGAACTAAAAAACAAAAACTTAAATATTAATATTGAAGTTATTGAATTAAAAAATCCAGATTTAAACGCTAGATTACTTGCAGAAGGCATAGCAATTAAACTAGAAAATCGTGGAAACTTTAGAATGGCTCAAAAAATGGCAATTAAAAGCGCTATGAAAGCCGGAGCTAAAGGTATTAAAACATCAGTTGCTGGTCGTTTAAATGGTGTTGATATGGCTAGAACTGAAGGATACACCGAAGGAGAAATGAAATTACATACACTAAGACAAGATGTTGATTATGCTATGGCTAGAGCAAAAACAACATATGGTATATTAGGAATTAAAGTATGAGTTTCTTTAGGTGAAATTTTGGAAAACGGTAAAACACAAATTAGCGCTTTAGAATCAAAACCAGAAAGAAAACCAAGAGCACCAAGAAAAGGCGGTGAAAGAAATGCTTCAACCAAAGAGAACTAA
- the rplD gene encoding 50S ribosomal protein L4 has product MTSVVEKYYISEKFDKNRNISFNFKKAKEKISGNFANFLDAVNEFINVSEKSKNSSRVWFHRNGAYSGSVDLEKAIIIANRVSEAKIENEKAIEYIEKENLIDKPAPKVVKTVKSTENSKPKKEDLSNLPKSVFGLEKIHTQSVFDAILAERGSKRFATHKVKTRGEVSGTGKKPWPQKHTGNARAGSQRSPIFVGGGRAFGPTVERNYNLKINKKARKNALFSALTMLANAKSILVRDYKLKEISTRALLVELNKDNLINLKNILIVSSDEILFKSARNLPNVNVSKVTSLSIESLVAADVLVISNEDIKFLEGMAK; this is encoded by the coding sequence ATGACATCAGTTGTTGAAAAATACTATATCTCTGAAAAATTTGATAAAAATAGAAACATTTCTTTTAATTTCAAAAAAGCTAAAGAAAAAATTTCGGGAAATTTTGCTAACTTTTTAGACGCAGTTAATGAATTTATTAATGTTAGTGAAAAATCGAAAAATAGTTCCCGTGTATGATTCCATAGAAATGGAGCATATAGTGGTAGTGTCGATTTAGAAAAAGCAATAATTATTGCTAATAGAGTTTCAGAAGCAAAAATTGAAAATGAAAAAGCTATTGAATATATAGAAAAAGAAAATTTAATTGACAAGCCAGCTCCTAAAGTGGTTAAAACAGTTAAATCTACTGAAAATTCAAAACCTAAAAAAGAAGATTTAAGCAATTTACCAAAATCTGTATTTGGATTAGAAAAAATTCATACTCAATCTGTATTTGATGCTATTTTAGCTGAAAGAGGATCGAAACGTTTTGCAACTCATAAAGTGAAGACACGTGGAGAAGTTAGTGGAACTGGTAAAAAACCATGACCTCAAAAACATACAGGTAATGCTCGTGCTGGTTCACAAAGAAGTCCAATATTCGTTGGTGGTGGTAGAGCATTTGGTCCTACAGTTGAAAGAAATTACAACTTAAAAATTAATAAAAAAGCTAGAAAAAATGCATTATTTTCAGCACTAACAATGCTAGCAAATGCAAAATCAATTTTAGTTAGAGATTATAAATTAAAAGAAATTTCAACAAGAGCACTTCTAGTTGAATTAAATAAAGACAACTTAATTAACTTAAAGAATATTTTAATTGTTTCTTCTGATGAAATTTTATTTAAATCAGCAAGAAATCTACCAAATGTTAATGTTTCAAAAGTAACATCTTTATCAATTGAATCGTTAGTTGCTGCAGATGTATTAGTAATTAGCAATGAAGATATTAAATTCTTAGAAGGGATGGCTAAATAA